Proteins encoded in a region of the Corallococcus soli genome:
- the ybeY gene encoding rRNA maturation RNase YbeY: MSRKVEGVKLRKGKVIPRDDGKRIEEFVGAASTETESASVARMRAPPGWSEPAQTPEFDEVVLVLTGELTIVVDGKRERIGAGEVGLVPRGKRVVYRNDSQGACDYWSICAPAFRVELAHIEKPEPKPKAQDNFVTVQVAHGQGEDYERLLTTWSRDYLRRLGLTGCELSLSLVGDRAIRRLNRTWRQKDKATDVLSFPAGDQPKGTPGPRPLGDVVISIDTAKRQAREYGRTLESEMGRYLAHGLLHLLGHDHEKPRDAKRMAALEEQLLGERGMVADSLTIDSRARRAKLI; this comes from the coding sequence ATGAGCCGCAAGGTGGAGGGCGTGAAGCTTCGCAAGGGTAAGGTGATTCCCCGCGACGACGGCAAGCGCATCGAGGAGTTCGTCGGCGCGGCCAGCACGGAGACGGAGTCCGCGTCGGTGGCGCGCATGCGGGCGCCCCCGGGGTGGAGCGAACCCGCGCAGACGCCGGAGTTCGACGAGGTGGTGCTCGTCCTCACCGGCGAGCTCACCATCGTCGTGGACGGCAAGCGCGAGCGCATTGGCGCCGGTGAGGTGGGGCTCGTGCCGCGCGGCAAGCGCGTCGTGTACCGCAACGACTCGCAGGGCGCGTGCGACTACTGGTCCATCTGCGCGCCGGCGTTCCGCGTGGAGCTGGCGCACATCGAGAAGCCGGAGCCGAAGCCGAAGGCCCAGGACAACTTCGTGACGGTGCAGGTGGCGCACGGGCAGGGCGAGGACTACGAGCGCCTGCTCACCACCTGGAGCCGGGACTACCTGCGGCGGCTGGGGCTCACCGGCTGCGAACTGTCGCTGTCGCTGGTGGGGGACCGGGCCATCCGCCGGCTCAACCGCACCTGGCGCCAGAAGGACAAGGCCACGGACGTGCTGTCGTTCCCCGCGGGGGATCAGCCCAAGGGGACGCCGGGCCCGCGCCCGCTGGGCGACGTGGTCATCTCCATCGACACGGCGAAGCGGCAGGCCCGGGAGTACGGCCGCACGCTGGAGTCGGAGATGGGCCGCTACCTGGCGCACGGCCTGCTGCACCTGCTGGGGCACGACCATGAGAAGCCGCGCGACGCCAAGCGCATGGCCGCCCTGGAGGAGCAGCTTTTGGGGGAGCGCGGGATGGTGGCGGACTCGCTGACCATCGACTCGCGTGCCCGCCGGGCCAAGCTCATCTGA